tttttttcaattccaggGAGTTTTGCTTGTATCTTTTCAACAATTGACTTGGTCTGATCGCGGGCAATGCCAACATAGTGATCAATCTGGGTCTTGTACTTCTCACAGTCAATGGGGACACTGAAAATGAGCAGTTCGGCAAGAATCAGAAGGGTGATTCCATTGAAAACGGCACCAACGTAGGTCATTAGCCACACGAAAACATTCAGCTTCAAGGAGTCAACCAAATCTTCCACCAGAAAGAGACGAATAATGAGTTTCAGGGCCCTGTTGGTGTGCACCATGGCAGCATTCACGTGATTATGGAAAGCTTCTGAGGACACAGCAATGTCTACATCCAGGTAGGCTTTGAATGGATGGCCCTCTTCTGATTTCTGTATACCTTGGATGACAGACTTGTACAGCCTGAAGCTGATGGTGACAGAAGAGCCAGGACGAAGTAAGAAACCACACTGATGACACTGAAAGCTGCCAGGGGGAGAGCAGCATGATCAGTGTGGTGTCAGAGACAAACCCAGTCTTCTTCACATCTTTCCAGAAAATCAGATCCTGCACCGCACAGGAGGGCGCTGAGGGTAAGGCCCCGGAGGACGGAGGACGAGGAGGAGATGGATGGGGACTGAGTGGCCGCCTACGGCTCCGTCTTGGCTGCACAAGCAAAGGCAGGAGAGGGGTGAAGAGAGATATGGGgcgggagagagggaggggaaagaaaataatCGGGCAGCTGGCTCTCGAAAGTCCCTTCTCTCCTGCTGCTTCGAGGACAGACTCTGACAGCTGGACAATTCTTTATGAACTGCTGTcccaggaaaatgagaaaatgaggatTTCTAGTTCCTGCTCACTAAAAGCCACTAGCATTCCTAATACTGTGACAAACCATCTAAATTTCCAAAAGTGCCTTCTTGAAGATGGTCCTGGACTCATAGGAGACTTACCGTCATTTAGTGTCTTTGCAAAATCAACCAGTAGGTGACAGTATATACCAAAGTATTGTATTTTCACTGCCCTTACACCCTTAATAACCTCTCCTCCTCAGGGAAAAATCAtggagactcttaactataggaaacaaacagggttgctggagggaaggtggggggggatggggtaactgggtgatggacattaaggagggcacatgaagtgatgagcactgggtgttatacgcaactggtaaatttattgaacactacatctgaaactaatgaggTACCaaatattggctaattgaatttagattaaaaaaaagaacttcttggGAGTTAAGCAGGATTGGGATTGTAGGACAAGAGGATCTCACATTTCTTGATAATGTTTGATTTCTGTCACTACAAAAAAGATGAATCAAACacgacaaaaatattaaaaatggatgTGAATGATGACacatggacattttatttttcctctccctttacatttatttttcccttcttaaaGGATCTATTGACAGAAATATCTGGACAGGCTATTATTAAATCATCACTTTGCTTCTATTCACAGAGAATAAAAATCATGGCAGCTGAGGAATAGATAGAGACTCCTATTAACGGTTAAAAAGCAATGGAAACCCTATGATGTCATGAGAAGGCATAGGGAAGAACAACACATCGCTTGAGGGAGGCCAAGAAGTCATCACAGAGAAGGTGGGGTTTGAGTTCACCTTTAAGATCAGATGGGAACAATATTGGTGTATACAAAGAGGCAATAACAATATCCATAGCTACTGTGTTATGAAGCTTCAGAGTTGACAATATTCTTTCACACACTTTATTCAAGTTCATCTTCTCATGTTGCTGCTTACTCTTAACCAGTACTACTAAAAGTTCAGTCGGCCAATGGGTGACCATTACCAAtattgagagacatagagacagacaTTGAGAGAGATATTTATACCAATTTGACAATTTGCTATCTGTTGACCACAACAATAACACATTTGGTCTGTgttttgtccatttaaaaatttcatttctattatacTTTATCAAAATGTCAATCTTCAATGGATTGAAAACACATGCACGCATACATCACAAAAACACCTGGTCTTCATCTACCAAAAGTTTGAGCAGCGCTGGCTTCAGATCGCCAAAACAGCCAGAAGGCATGAAGCAGGTGAGTAGGGCAAGCTAGAAGAAAAAGGCTTACATTTAATAGTTTCCACTTGTAACAAGTGTGCTCATTAAATTTTATTCAGTCCTTCCCAAAACCCAATGGGATTAGTAGTATGGTCTTGATTTTACAAAAGAGAGCAGAAATTAGAGATGATAATGAACTTGCCCCAGCGGAGCCAGGGATCAACCTGAGATCTGTTAGAATTTTCAGCCCTTTTAAGATCTTCATACTCGGTTTAATCACCATGTCAGTGCCCATCCTTCAACCAGCAACACCTATAGACCATGATCTATTCTGGGACAGTTGCTCCTGAGCTCATGGACTCAGCATGGGTGCTCACATGTCCTCAGGAGTCAGAACAATCTTGCCCTAATTTAGGAAAAAGGATCTGTCTTCTGACCCAGTAGAGCATGGTGTGTCTCATATGTCAAAAGAAAGgttgaaagggagacagaacatgagagactcctaactctgggagacgaactaggggtggaggaaggggaggtgggagggggctgggggtgactgggtgatgggcactgagggggacacttgatgggaagagcactgggtgttattgcatatgttggcaaattgaacaccaataaaaaataaatttacaaaaaaaaaaaaaaagaaaggtaggtTGAAACAATGACAGCAAACCAGTCTTCACTTCCCattcacatgtacacacacagaaaacccTTCTCATCAAGCAAGAGAATTAAATTCTGCTCTTTCTCACTGGAGCAGTACTAGGTCTTTTCCtgacttgaattttttttccttatgttgaggtgcttttttaaaatcataaacttTCATGATAAAAGGTTTTATCATGTTTTTTATCATAAACTATTAAACAAGAAAGTATTTTGCAAaaaccatttcttttcatttttcagataaagaaagttgcctaaatgtaaatgaaaaacacaactagggatccctgggtggcgcagcggtttagcgcctgcctttggcctggggcgcgatcctggagacccgggatcgaatcccacgtcgggctcccggtgcatggagcctgcttctccctctgcctatgtctctgcctctctctgtgtgtgactatcataagtaaacaaacaaaaaacacaactagatttaaaggaagaaaaaaagacaatcaagAGTAGTGATGATTTACAATACATAGCCAGAGCTTTTGAATAAAAATGTTGAGCGATAGATAATGAAGAATTTGTAATACCTTAATTTTTTCATTCTGCACTTTCAAAAAGCTTAAAATCATCAAATAAAAGAGAGATTTAGGGTGGCCAGGTCTGTActtctccttccttcattttcaaggcctactaataatttaaaaattagagataatGTGAGAAAAGGTGTTTTACCTTGCACCAAAAACTCCTCCTGGAAAGTATCTGACAagaatttcttctccttcttctctttcctcctctttttcctcctcctcctccttccttttcttcttattaaaaccagtaaagagggatccctgggtggctcagcggtttagtgcctgcctttggcccagggtgtgatcctggagacccaggatcgagttctgcatgggactccctgcacggagcctgcttctgtctctgcatctctctctctctctccctatgtctatcatgaataaataaataaaatatttaaaaaaataaaagcagtaaagATATTAAAGAGAACTTTTAAACACATATTATGTACATGAAAGCTTCACACAATGTTATTAAGCCACACAACATCCATATAAGGTAGGAATTATTATTCCTGTCAGGAGATGGAGGCTCTGAGAAGGTAAGCAGCACATTCTATGTTATACAATTAAAACGTAAGTGACAGCCAGCTGTTAAGCTCATTAATTCTGGGACCTCTACTtctgttaaatgattttttaaaatattttatttatttattcatgagagacacaggagagagaaaggcagagacacaggcagagggagagggactcaatcccgggactccaggatcaacccctgggctgaaggcagcgctaaaccgctgagccacctgggccgccctgttaaatgatttttatatattatacagaATGAAGCTCTTAGAATAACATTCATTTTGAACTATGTCTTGCTTGCTCTACACTTTTGCcatggtttattttaaaagttataaaagttAGATAATTTCTCTTGTGAAAGAATTGCCTAATTGCTATCGTCGAATTTATAAGAGAGTTGGACAATTGTTCTCTTTCTGGAGTATGGTTGAGCATAACCTTGAGAGTCTCCAGACCTAGGGCTCAAGGGCTGCCTAACGGACTTTCTAGGTGTGAAATCTAGGCAGATCACTTCACCTTTGCATGTTTAAGATTTTCCAATTGTATGTTGACAATAATAATACCCAACTCTCAGGGTTTTTGTGAGGataaagtaaataatataaaGTGCTTAACAACATATAAAGCACACAATAAATGCTCAATGAATTGTTGTAAATTTTAAGTAATGATCTTGTAGAATGTTGGAAAAGGCTACGgtgatctttaaaaacaaatgacaagaagaaaacacaacaataaaatacaataagcCTGAAGGAGAGTGGGTATAAACAGTTTTGAGTAGAATTggtataaaatatacaaagaaaatcatttgTTTCTCCACAGCcctcccattttcattttttattctgtaGACTTACAACAAATCTGCAATTAAAAGATTGTCTTTCCATATAGttttcactaaaagaaaaaaaaatcccatatacCTGTAAAGGTGCAGAGacgtatatatatatgcaaaaattgtTAAAAGCTGCATAAAACCTCAACACACAGATACCCCTTTACTCTAATGCAGTAGATGTCAACAAGTGGCAGCCacaattatctttattttgcaaaagaagaaaatgaagatgaagcACATTTTGGTAGGAAATTACAGGCGCGGAGCCGGATCCCAGGTCTGCCTGATTCCCAGGCCCGCGTTCTTTATTGATTACGCTCTGAGGTTAGGAAGCTGCCTCTGGTGCAGGGGGATGGGGACGAGAATGCCTAATTTCACCCACCGCTGCGGTGACGTGTGGATCCTCCAGTGCTCACTATTTAGCTATTTTGCTCGTGTTTTTACTCGGGCCATTTGGAGCACAGACAGGATGATAGCAACACCTTTACGCCTGTCACCTCCTGGCCTGTCCGCAAGGCCCCGCCGCGCGCTCGGAGGGGACGGCCCCGGGCAGGTGGCCGCCGGGGCCCGCAGcaccggccccgcagccccggagccccgcccacatgtttatattttgctccctcggccccgcccccggccacgCGGGGCTCCAGCCGCCGCCCCCGAAGCCCGAGTCCCAGGGGCGGACCAGCCTCGCGCTCCAGCCCACCCACCGGGATTCCCTCCGCAGCCAATCGCGGCTGAGCCGCCGGCCTGCCCCTAACAAAGATGGCGGGGGAGGCCTCCGTAGGGGCAGGCTGATTTAACACCCAAACCCGCGGCGGCTAAGGAAGACAGTGGGAGCGACGCGGCGCGAGCATGGAGGGCGGCAGCGGGGGCAGCGGCGGCAGCGACGGCAGCACGGGCGGGAGCGGCGGGGCGCAGCAAAGGGAGCTGGAGCGCATGGCTGAGGTCCTGGTCACCGGGGAGCAGCTACGGTAAGGCGCGGGGCGGCGCCGGGGCGCGCCCGGGGGCGCCGCCAGCCCGTGTCGGCAGCAGCCCGGCGCGCACACGCGCTGGCTCGGGCGGGCGGTGCGCCCCTGCCCGGCTGCTGCAGCCCGGCGCCCTGCGGTCTGCACGCGCGCAGGGGAGCGGGGGTGCGCGCTGCGCCTCGGCCGCCGCTGCAGCCCTGCGCCCCGCGCGCGCTCCGCCGGGCACCTGCGCGCTGCCGGGCCTCCGGGCTGCCGGCCGACCCCTCGGGCGTCGGGAGGGCGAGGGGCTGGGTGTGCGCCCCAGGCGCTGCAGCCCTCCAGCCTCCTCGACGGGAGGGCCAACCCGGCCATTGCCTCCACTCGGGGCTTTCCACTTGGCCGGCAAGCCCCGCTGCGCTCCTCCGACCCTCGGCgtttgcatctgtaaaatgaggctgaTCGCCCGGACCCCCTTGACGGggcgttgtgtgtgtgtgtgtgtcggggggggcGCTAAACCCCAGGTTCGGAAAAACGCCCAGCACTAAATCGGCACGGCCTCCTCCGTCGTCGGCCGGTCCGCGAGGGGGCGTGGAGGCACCCTGTCCCGGCGCCCTGCAGCCCCGCCAGCTCCGCCAGCGCACAGGTTTTGCAGAGCAGAGTCCACAGGCCCCGGGCTGCTGCAGGAATTAGGAAGCGACCGGCCTCACCGCACCCGGGACAGGCAGTGAACCCCAgatcccagccccctccccttaCCGATTCGCATCCCATCCTGGCCATCCTTGGATTGGTGTTTGAGTAATGGACTTCTGCGGTCTGACCAGTTCCGCAGCTGCCCGTCGTACGGTCATAAATCAGTTTGccgtgggcggggggtgggggggggggtggggggactggcTCTGAAGCCAGTTTGAGCTGCAACTTGCGTGCCGGCCCCTGGCCCAGCTGGAACGGGGCGCGTGCCCGTTCCTTCTGAAGCTTGGCCCGAATCTCCAGGCTCATTTTGGTTTCTAGACGCTCAGTTTCGGGACCTGAAGGAGAGGTCATCTTTGCAAAGGGTCTATGAAGGTTTAGTAACCACTTTGCTTGCAGCAGTTACATTGAGGAAGTAAATGTTGGAAGTTAGGGTTTGTTGAGTTTAACGTTATAGAAGGCAAATTGCACTCTTCAATCcctcaatgatttttaaatgcgTAATCAAAATTAAAGGGAATAAAGGCTTGCTTTTCCTTCATCAAGAGTATTTTCtcattgaataaaaattaaagctttcCTGATTCAATCTgaaacatttgctttttaataatttatttgcttCTCATTACTGTATCCTCTTTTTTGAAGACCTCAGTTGggtacttttcattttttttttttaagaaggattcatttatttatttgagaggaggagaggggcaaagggagagagaaaacagactcctcgctgagagCCAaccagtctcaccaccctgagatcacgacttgagccaaaaccaagagtcagacaaccaactgggccacccaggcgccctgcatttcttttaaaataacaaactgCATGGTGCCTCTCTTTGACCAGTAAGCACGTAAGCCCTCAAGAGGCAACTTGAATGCCCCTTCTTTGGAGGGTCTTCAGTTGTTATTCCCCTCTTCCTGTACTGCAGTAGGGTTGAGGGCCACGCTTAGCTTggtggaaagaagaaaggaggctctctctctttcactcaagAGTTAGACCTGGGTTTGATTTTCTGCTTAGCCACTTTGTAGCCAGTGGTCACCCTTAAGTTTCCAAGACAGCTGCTAGAGTGAGTCCTGGGTTTGCCCTTTACAGAAGCTTGAGACCatgaacaagttacttaactacGAATGCTGGGTAATAATGGAACCTACCTCCTAGTGTTATGAGGATTAGATGAGttagtgcttagaacagtgcttgggggcgcctgggtggctcagtccgtaaAGCAGCTacatttggttcaggtcatgatccctggatcctggaatggagccccacgtccgctgagcagggagcttgcttctccctctcacctccACTGGtgttctcttgctatctctgtctctctcaaagaaatagataaaatattaagaaaaaaaaaaaaagaacaacagcaCCTGGTATATAGTAAGCACCATGTCCGCATTAGCTATtatagctctgtgaccttggacaagttaactcacttctctgagcctttgtttcctcatctataaagtggcaATGAAGATAAGCACTTCATGGGGTTGTTGTGGGAATTTGCCCTTGAGCTTCTGTACTAATGAGCATTCAACAATGGTTGCTGGAATTAATCAGTATTATTGGTTTATGCATGTCACCACATGTGACTTTCAGCCAAGCGAGATCTGCCAGGAAGGATTGGGTGGTGGTTAAGAACATGGGGTATAGaatcaggctgcctgggttcttACTTGCCTCCACCATTGTTGAATAGTTCTGTGACTTTGGGGTCAATTTACTTAATGCTCTGTGCCTGTTTCCACATCTCTTGCAAGaatattgtgaagattaaatgagatggtcTATGTGAAGGGCTTAGAAAATTTTGTTTACGATTTAAATTTACTTTGTAATCATTGCTTTTTAAGTCTCAACCATGTTAGCACTGGGTCTAGCACATAGTTAttactcaatacatatttgagTGA
The nucleotide sequence above comes from Canis lupus baileyi chromosome 14, mCanLup2.hap1, whole genome shotgun sequence. Encoded proteins:
- the LOC140603768 gene encoding reticulon-3-like; amino-acid sequence: MTVRRAAAELVRPQKSITQTPIQGWPGWDANRFQCHQCGFLLRPGSSVTISFRLYKSVIQGIQKSEEGHPFKAYLDVDIAVSSEAFHNHVNAAMVHTNRALKLIIRLFLVEDLVDSLKLNVFVWLMTYVGAVFNGITLLILAELLIFSVPIDCEKYKTQIDHYVGIARDQTKSIVEKIQAKLPGIEKKKKKGGISIWEPEMQQLLKHHLIVITLLRVL